The Silene latifolia isolate original U9 population unplaced genomic scaffold, ASM4854445v1 scaffold_432, whole genome shotgun sequence nucleotide sequence caaaaagacaccctaaaagaGGCAGAGCGAACCCTTTCTAGGGGACGAGTTTAAATTAGGGAGAATAGTGTCCTTAAGTAGGACGGGAAAGGATTTCCTGCCTTTATAACTCATATAAGATTATTGAGGAAATGAAAATGTACACATATCACAAAAAGCCTAGTTATTTACCTACCTACATTTTGTACAACAATTACACCTATTTGATGGATCTTGCAAGTCTGCATAAGTCCATTCGATTTCTTCCCGTGTACGTTAAAAAAGACCAAGGAGCAAAACCGCCAATGCAAGTCTGACATCAATAGGGCGATGGACTTGCTGCTTCTTATTGTAACTGAAATAGACTAAAAAGTGATCCACGAAATCAATTTTTGTCTACCAAGATTGCTTATAGTAGGTAACACTGACATATCTCAATTCAGGAGAATGCAACAATACAGGGAGACATCTGTTTGACTTATGTTAAGTCTCAACTTCCATCCAGGACGTGTTAAATATGAACTCAACCAATCATAACTCACATGACTTATCGAGTCTAGACTCTAGACTTTGACAAACAACTCTATTAATTATTCCAATATTTGATTGCATTTCCCTAAAATTTAGTGTCCTAAAATTTAGATGGGGGAATAGTGCCCTAAAATGTcggtcgggaaagggtttagggttggattaggcggatccgcggtcaagccgcctaatccaaccctaaaccccttcccttatAATAGGAACGGattttacatatttcatgcatgtacaaggttTTTTAATGCATatatattgctttttcatgcatgtacaaggcTACTTCATGCACTGATAGGGCTATTGCACCCAGATTTCTTGCCATTCTTTTagcacgggaaagggtttagagtagAATTAGCCAGCCTCGCTACATGGACCTAAACCTTTAAAAGGGAGGAACTATCCATATTTGGCACTGTACAACTAAAATGGAAAAAGTTAGACCTTGCCTAAATATTTAAACACCGGAAAAATAAAAGAACTCCTACAAACCTACAACGCAAAATTGACCAATCAAACAAATAAAATAGTAATACAAGCATGACAAAGAAAAATTCAGATAATTGGCAATTTGTCTTGTTAACCCATTGGCTATTTATTTCAACCTCCTTTTACATCGCCATTTGTGGTAGTCCTTTAAGGGATTGGGGTAATACCAATTTTTAATTATTCATTGTCTAATAGGCTTCGCAAAAAAATAATTTTGACATCAAACCAGCTCTAAGCTTATACTATAGTGGTTTGTGATTTTCAAGTCAAATTTTTTGATCTATTAAGTACGGAGTATGTAACAAATCAACATTTGTGAGCATCTAGAATCTAGACTAAAGACACTTTTCTAGTAGAATTCAGCAGTTCTAAACTTCACGATGGCACACAAAAATTTTGACAACCTTTGTTTGCACAAATGCTCAGTACCTGTACTTAATTTATATAGACATTTGATGCTCTAACAAAATATTCCAAACCAAGACATGTCATCTCAAGTTTTACTCCAttcatcaattgtaaggtcatAAGAACAATATTCAGAAGCAAAAACTCTTTCAATTATGGGAAATAGCAAATACTCCGATTCTTGTACTTAAAGGAAGTCTATCCTACGAACTATTAGCTTAATTGTTGTAAAGGAAGTTCAAATGATCGACACAAGTTGATGAAAACGCTGATTTATGCTCTAATCTCTGTAAAAATTACATACATGAACAAATTAACAAAACAATAGACTACAATCCTCACTAAAGTACATAAAGTAACAATCAATTAGCGTAAATTTGGGACATTACTAGAAATTAAGGTTAAAAGCACAACATAATCGAAAAAATTACAAGCGAATTTGCAGGACAAAATTAGGGAAAGAGTGGACTATAATTGCTATTAATTTGATAAGAATATTACCTGAAATTGTAGAATAAAACTCAGTTATGGTGATTGAAGCGAATTTGAAGAGCGAAATTGCTAGTTGTCGGATTTTGATTAATGAGTTCAATCGGACTGACATTCGTCGGAATGTGAAGATAGAAGGGATAGAACGAAAGAATGATGACGGTGTgagagaaaaaaataaaaagaagagTGAGATTGAGAAATTTAGTAGAATGACGGGGTTGGGAGGATTGAGGAGTTTGTTGACTTAATATCAGCCCTTCATTTAATTGAGATCTAATAGCTATgagtggttctcacagttcttattatgttagtggttctcataagatctcaaatatatatatatatatatatatatatatatatatatatatatatatatatatatatatatatatatatatatatatatatatatatatatatatatatatatatatatggatcaTGAGGATacatatctttttgaggattgaggatttgttACAATATATagttgttcaatacaatatcgaggttattcgataaaatatcacaaaaaaaacaacatgcaaaaaaaaaaaaattataattttttttaaatttttttttttttttttgcaaaggtCAAatatttcgtgatattgtattgaagaacttgtgatattgtattcactaatacTCAATCCTCAGGATCCcgactatatatatattattattcaaTTAGTTTGTTGCGATGATTGACTAAtaaatttttttatgtttttctaATATGATtgaataagatttaatttaatgaTTAAACGTTAATTCGTTAAATTAATCGAGGTTTTGTATTTTTAGAGGTAGAGTTTATTTGTTGATTATATTTACAGATGgttgtaaattaatttaattgaaCATTATAAGACCcattatatattaatataatgacataattatcacttaagagttacatttatattaattattagtttatattatataattgttatatgatcaaactaatatttatttatataagataCATAAGTATATAATTCTTATATTTATGTGACAAACATTACAAAATTAAAATGGTCTATTTAATCCACATGTTGGCCGAAATATATGTGTTGTTGGACAAcatttttattttgctttttcttTTATAATCTACTTGCATGTAATCATACCTATGTTTGcatgcaaaataaaataagaaaaagtaaTTGCCCACTAACCCAAGTAGGGTGCCGGTTTTGTGGGAGCTTTTAAGAGCAATTTTGTTGCTCATTATTCTAATCTTATGCAAACATATCTCTAAAATACACACAACAACTATATTATTCTCTAATTACTAAAgtagtaataaaaataatattaagggtttaattccttaataatatctagttaatattatttaggaATATTTGGgtctaatcttgggtgcaatcaaaaggagcaACTTCTACACTtgaggttggaggatcatccttatattcatagctcaagaacaaggttggaaGGAGTCCTTCCTTGTGTCCATTTTCCCATCTATTCCAATGTAAAGAAACAttgttttctctctttatttcttgttaatttgtttgcatgcaactagattctTATCATCTAATTTATCTAGTAACTTAGATctatattagaagagtctaataagtaGGTTAAAGAACCAAACAAGTGGTATCACGAGccttggttgttgcatgcaaatcgttttattggttttttacgagttattagatgactaaaataaaaaccggaAAGTTTGTGTAAGTATGAGATATATACGAAATTTTTGATTCATTTATACATTCTGGTACGAAATTTTTGATTCATGTATACATTCTGGTACTAAaatattttaggtcatttttgatGGTTTATGGAAGATTAttgctcattttcatgatttttagtataataataacattttaatgagtaaaatgatGGTTTATTAACTAAAGATAGTTAAGCTTCGAATCTGACGATtaaattttaatatgatctcacatgcatattttacttattgtatgtaaaatgtgagattaatttgattaattttgcatgatttatgattttaatggttaaaattggattaaatcgagattatataagcaaaaatagctaaattaaTTTATAAGgcataaaaaaattattttaggttgcatttatatcctACATATCAGatgtaaagttataaaatttattagattaattttcttatgatttaggtattttatttgataaaaccgataaatcgcaactatatccgaaatttttaacctatatTTTTGACAATATGAAGGTCATGGTAATatttcagaatgttcaaaatctaaattttaaatttttagactattgtaattaaatttggatttatttcataaaagtaatGGTAAAAGGGTTAAATATGAGTTATAATGTATAACCAAGTTggattattgtcaaatttttagTGAAGATTAATTTTTGAGTTCTAAAacagttaggataattaacttggacttaaatttgatttaagaattaattagtgatttttaataagttaaatatcacgtatttccataaaaaccgagctatatacgatataatctagtaaggcgatttggcacattcattttgcatgtttgaatacatatatgttgttgcatattttaggGATGAATctcatttaaatttatgtaattttttgaatgatgtaatttgtcttagtatggtcttagtttttaatcggtattacccgtaatgtaagggaatatcgatttggttgtaattttaatgtgttttcgcatcaccgttttgtaatttaatagatttatttttattacaaatgtataataggaatatctatgtattttattattattttgttatcCTGGTGTTTCCtaaagacggtgtcattcggaaaggcgttccgatcaagacggtgtatccttgggaggcgtgtcacatgaagttcaagggaccaaatgagttggtttctgaatttatAATAGATAATtagttttttctatttttaggaaggccatactaggaaattgtttttctttacatgttctattttatatgtttgcatgcatgccaaatcgccataacatctCATGCATTTTTATATCGAATcatcgaccttgtcaattataattatcgatagatcactaatttagttcacttaaaagagatagataataaattgacaagacctctcacattttaaaatattgagacttagccttactaaatagtaggaacccatgaatcttaatttcattaggggtacaatacggtatttTACTATACCGAGGTGCTTTCTTTtcacgttgggtaagtggggtaataaaatgttattacatttcgaaatttggttgatctctacggaagtattagagggaccgttgtctcaATAGGCCCGGGCTAAAAATGAACTTAGTGTAATTTCTTCAACTgagagttctaagtgtagaatcggttaagtgAGTTAACCCACCAAATTACATTTGTAATGATGTAGAGAACCCGTAGGCTCAcaaccgagttaatatgaatttgggtcttggaatcgtttatataattgggtggaggtcattatataaatgctaaacttgactaatatgtttacaagtgttatttacgataaatgttaatttttccttcatctcgtatttgtagtcaatttgatttatcgcaatggcaacttctagCTCGTCCGCACCACCTCTCACTACCGTTTCATGGCTACGATCCTTTATGGACCGTTGCAAACTCGAAAAGAATGGTTCAAATTTCaacgattgggatgcgcaactccgctTAGCCGCggaaggtgatgacaagcttcaATACCTTACCGCGGCTCCTCCCGCTACTCCTAATGCTAGGTCAACCACCGCATCTAGGGAGGCCTATGAGCCCTACCAAAAAGAATCCGCCCCGgtcaagaatgtcttgattttcTCCACGGAACCCGATCTTCAAAGGAGTGCCATAAAGATGAGCATCGCCGATGAAATCTACACtagacttgtgaccatgttttcacaagctcctaggattattcaatatgaagcggcttcccAATTCTTTGACCTCAATATCAAAGAAGGACAAAaagtgagccctcatgtgctcaaaataATTGAGCATGTTGAGACCCTCAAGTTGCAAGGGGTTGAGATCCCCGAGCAACTCGTGATTGACCGAGTGCTCCATTCTT carries:
- the LOC141639542 gene encoding uncharacterized protein LOC141639542, giving the protein MATSSSSAPPLTTVSWLRSFMDRCKLEKNGSNFNDWDAQLRLAAEGDDKLQYLTAAPPATPNARSTTASREAYEPYQKESAPVKNVLIFSTEPDLQRTASQFFDLNIKEGQKVSPHVLKIIEHVETLKLQGVEIPEQLVIDRVLHSLSRIKGYVQFRVNYNMQNLKIDLHELHKMLVQAERDTRLNASTSKDVLNINAKSKGKFKKSANKGKKPTPYKGKGKAIENSSPKPKKGATSDDKCHYCNSMGHWKRNCPK